A portion of the Ralstonia nicotianae genome contains these proteins:
- a CDS encoding alkene reductase, which produces MNALFAPVRVGRHTLQNRLAMAPMTRSRAEADGTPGDLAADYYAQRASVGLIVTEGTQPSDDGQGYLTTPGIYTDAHVAGWKAVTSAVHAKGGHLFIQLMHAGRMSHPDNTPHHRPGVAPSAIAPGAPMFTATGMQDIPAPRALTTEEVRRTVDDFRLAARRAIEAGADGVEIHGANAYLIQQFFAPSANTRTDAYGGAIENRARFAIEVAAAIADEIGADRTGIRLSPGTTMWGIDEGAEGPDLYRYLVAELDKLGLAYLHVMHQGDEPLLADLRRRWKQPLIVNRPGRPREQVGADVASGLADLEAYGQMVLANPDFVARLKAHAPMNEAQRNTFFGGSAPGYTDYPTLGETAGASA; this is translated from the coding sequence ATGAATGCACTGTTCGCCCCCGTCCGCGTCGGACGCCACACCCTGCAGAACCGCCTGGCCATGGCACCGATGACCCGCAGCCGCGCCGAGGCCGACGGCACGCCCGGCGACCTGGCCGCCGACTACTACGCCCAGCGCGCCAGCGTCGGCCTGATCGTCACCGAAGGCACCCAGCCCTCGGACGACGGGCAGGGCTATCTGACCACGCCGGGCATCTACACCGACGCGCACGTCGCCGGCTGGAAGGCGGTCACCTCGGCCGTGCACGCCAAGGGCGGCCACCTCTTCATCCAGCTCATGCATGCGGGGCGGATGTCGCATCCCGATAACACGCCGCATCATCGCCCGGGCGTCGCGCCCTCGGCCATCGCGCCGGGCGCGCCGATGTTCACCGCCACGGGCATGCAGGATATCCCCGCCCCGCGCGCGCTGACGACCGAGGAAGTGCGCCGGACCGTCGACGATTTCCGCCTGGCGGCACGCCGCGCGATCGAGGCCGGCGCCGACGGCGTCGAGATCCACGGCGCCAATGCCTACCTGATCCAGCAGTTCTTCGCCCCGAGCGCCAACACCCGGACGGATGCATACGGCGGCGCGATCGAGAACCGCGCGCGCTTTGCGATCGAGGTCGCCGCCGCCATCGCCGACGAGATCGGCGCGGACCGGACCGGCATCCGCCTGTCGCCCGGCACCACGATGTGGGGCATCGACGAAGGCGCGGAAGGACCCGACCTCTACCGCTACCTGGTCGCCGAGCTCGACAAGCTGGGGCTCGCCTACCTGCACGTCATGCACCAGGGCGACGAGCCCCTGCTGGCCGACCTCCGCCGCCGCTGGAAGCAGCCGCTGATCGTGAACCGCCCGGGCCGTCCGCGCGAGCAGGTCGGGGCCGACGTGGCTTCGGGGCTGGCCGATCTGGAAGCCTATGGGCAGATGGTGCTGGCCAACCCGGACTTCGTCGCGCGGCTCAAGGCCCATGCGCCGATGAACGAAGCCCAGCGCAACACCTTCTTCGGCGGCAGCGCGCCGGGCTACACCGACTACCCTACCCTGGGCGAAACCGCCGGCGCCAGCGCCTGA
- a CDS encoding SDR family NAD(P)-dependent oxidoreductase codes for MKRDRNLTWHRTDALRPNLEGRQVAVIGGTGGIGRALSRHLASLGARVVVVGQTFRDADVPGIRFIQADLSLMHEAQRVAGLLPAQTLDLVIFTTGIFAAPQRQETTEGIERDLAVSYLNRLVMLRAIAPTLGTQRARPAMKPRVFIMGYPGSGQTGAPDDLNAEASYKAMAAHMNTVAGNEMLVLDAARRYPQATFFGLNPGLIKTGIRDNFFGKGSVKSRIAETLIGWLTPTADTYAQRITPLLMSPDLEGHSGAMFNSKGQAILPSPGLGEAHIRKFMAASEALANRTGIHPIGQEDRP; via the coding sequence ATGAAGCGAGACAGGAACCTGACATGGCATCGTACCGATGCCCTCCGCCCGAATCTTGAAGGCCGGCAGGTCGCCGTGATCGGCGGGACCGGCGGCATCGGGCGAGCGCTGAGCCGCCACCTGGCCTCGCTCGGCGCTCGGGTCGTGGTGGTGGGACAGACCTTCCGCGATGCCGACGTGCCCGGCATCCGCTTCATCCAGGCCGACCTGAGCCTGATGCATGAAGCCCAGCGCGTTGCCGGGCTGCTGCCGGCGCAAACCCTGGACCTGGTCATCTTCACCACCGGCATCTTCGCCGCGCCCCAGCGCCAGGAAACCACCGAGGGCATCGAGCGCGACCTGGCCGTCAGCTACCTGAACCGGCTGGTCATGCTGCGCGCCATCGCGCCCACGCTGGGAACGCAGCGCGCCAGGCCGGCGATGAAGCCGCGCGTGTTCATCATGGGGTATCCCGGCAGCGGCCAGACCGGGGCGCCCGACGACCTCAACGCCGAGGCGTCCTACAAGGCCATGGCGGCGCACATGAACACCGTCGCCGGCAACGAGATGCTGGTGCTCGACGCCGCCCGGCGCTACCCGCAGGCCACGTTCTTCGGGCTGAATCCCGGCCTCATCAAGACCGGCATCCGCGACAACTTCTTCGGCAAGGGCTCCGTCAAATCGCGCATCGCCGAGACGCTGATCGGCTGGCTGACGCCCACGGCCGACACCTATGCCCAGCGCATCACGCCGCTGCTGATGTCGCCCGACCTCGAAGGCCACAGCGGTGCGATGTTCAACAGCAAGGGCCAGGCCATCCTGCCCTCGCCGGGACTGGGCGAGGCGCACATCCGCAAGTTCATGGCCGCTTCCGAGGCGCTGGCGAACCGCACCGGCATCCATCCGATCGGCCAGGAAGACCGGCCATGA
- a CDS encoding LysR family transcriptional regulator translates to MDHLNDMALFVEVVKARGFRGAAQALGMPNSTLSRRIGALEKAIGLRLLHRTTRKIELTEAGLIYFERCKRIVDEARLAHEQLGELLAQPSGVLRASLPVDFAVTYLAPLIAEFASLYPGITFDFDLTPRQVDLVSEPFDVAIRMGEPENSQLIARPLASLQANLYASPGYLERSGEPRTPADLGQHECLGMLKVGSWTLHEGAHTVTTPVGGRFMLNSVGMIRRLATLDLGIILVPEEIVADDLAAGRLRRVMPGWHGKPMPVYAITETRLLPAKTQRFIEFLRERLAQRR, encoded by the coding sequence ATGGACCATCTGAACGACATGGCCTTGTTCGTGGAGGTCGTCAAGGCCAGGGGCTTCCGTGGCGCGGCGCAGGCGCTGGGGATGCCGAATTCGACGCTGTCGCGCAGGATCGGCGCGCTGGAAAAGGCGATCGGGCTGCGCCTGCTGCACCGCACGACGCGCAAGATCGAGCTGACCGAGGCCGGCCTGATCTACTTCGAGCGCTGCAAGCGCATCGTCGACGAAGCCCGGCTCGCGCACGAGCAGCTCGGCGAACTGCTCGCGCAACCCAGCGGCGTGCTGCGCGCCTCGCTGCCGGTGGATTTCGCCGTGACCTACCTGGCGCCCCTGATCGCCGAGTTCGCCAGCCTGTATCCCGGCATCACCTTCGATTTCGATCTCACGCCGCGCCAGGTCGATCTGGTGAGCGAACCCTTCGACGTGGCGATCCGCATGGGAGAGCCCGAGAACTCCCAGCTGATCGCGCGCCCGCTCGCCTCGCTCCAGGCGAACCTGTATGCCTCGCCCGGCTATCTCGAGCGCTCGGGCGAGCCGCGCACGCCGGCCGACCTCGGGCAGCACGAGTGCCTGGGCATGCTGAAGGTGGGTTCATGGACGCTGCACGAGGGGGCGCACACGGTCACTACTCCGGTCGGCGGCCGCTTCATGCTCAACAGCGTCGGCATGATCCGCAGACTGGCGACGCTCGACCTGGGCATCATCCTGGTGCCGGAGGAAATCGTCGCCGACGATCTCGCCGCCGGCCGGCTGCGCCGCGTCATGCCCGGCTGGCACGGCAAGCCGATGCCCGTCTATGCCATCACCGAAACCCGCCTGCTGCCGGCGAAGACGCAGCGCTTTATCGAGTTCCTGCGGGAGCGTCTGGCGCAGCGCAGGTGA
- a CDS encoding amino acid ABC transporter ATP-binding protein, translated as MSTPLIQIEHVNKSFGAHHVLKDVSTAFHAGQVAVIVGASGSGKSTLLRTLNRLERHDSGRITVDGIEVDDHPRHLEALRREVGMVFQQFNLFSHLSVLDNVTLAPRRTRKIGRKEANDQAMELLRRVGLEAHAHKHPFALSGGQQQRVAIARALAMQPRVMLFDEPTSALDPEMVKEVLDVMRGLASSGMTMIVVTHEMGFAREVADRVLFFDRGEIAVDAAPGVFFGKEHANPRVNAFLGRGMLAAA; from the coding sequence ATGAGCACACCCCTGATCCAGATCGAGCACGTCAACAAATCGTTCGGCGCGCACCATGTGCTGAAGGACGTCAGCACGGCATTCCATGCCGGGCAGGTCGCGGTGATCGTCGGCGCCTCCGGCTCCGGCAAGAGCACGCTGCTGCGCACGCTCAACCGCCTGGAGCGGCACGACAGCGGCCGCATCACCGTGGACGGCATCGAGGTCGACGACCACCCGCGCCACCTCGAAGCACTGCGCCGCGAGGTCGGCATGGTGTTCCAGCAGTTCAACCTGTTCTCCCACCTGTCGGTGCTCGACAACGTCACGCTGGCGCCCCGGCGCACGCGCAAGATCGGCCGCAAGGAGGCCAACGACCAGGCGATGGAGCTGCTGCGCCGCGTCGGCCTGGAGGCCCACGCGCACAAGCATCCGTTCGCCCTGTCGGGCGGGCAGCAGCAGCGCGTGGCCATCGCCCGCGCGCTGGCCATGCAGCCGCGCGTGATGCTGTTCGACGAGCCCACCTCGGCGCTCGACCCCGAGATGGTCAAAGAGGTGCTCGACGTGATGCGCGGCCTGGCCAGTTCAGGCATGACCATGATCGTGGTCACCCATGAGATGGGCTTCGCGCGCGAAGTGGCGGACCGGGTGCTGTTCTTTGATCGGGGAGAGATCGCGGTGGATGCGGCGCCGGGGGTGTTTTTCGGCAAGGAGCACGCGAATCCGCGGGTGAATGCGTTTTTGGGGAGGGGGATGTTGGCTGCGGCTTGA
- a CDS encoding amino acid ABC transporter permease encodes MTFIFASWPVGWSRQQRSTLAMAAAAALLLVLLWLIAIPLAAAPEPIAANAQIFADGTRTTVKLTLASALAGVLLGIVAALGKLSPVSLLRQAASFYIWVIRGTPLLVQILFVFLALPAWLPWLQMDDFTSACVALAFNAGAYNAESIRAGLLAVPKGQLEAAHSLGLSRWHTFADVIFPQAFKVALPPLVNNFISLLKDSSLAYAIGVVELTNVGNRLQAATFQPLPALVTTAVIYLALTTVLTQFSNAVEQRMDVEGRRR; translated from the coding sequence ATGACCTTCATCTTTGCAAGCTGGCCGGTCGGGTGGAGCCGGCAGCAGCGCAGCACGCTGGCGATGGCCGCGGCGGCGGCGCTGCTGCTGGTACTGCTGTGGCTGATCGCCATTCCGCTGGCGGCGGCGCCCGAGCCGATCGCCGCCAATGCCCAGATCTTTGCCGACGGCACGCGCACCACCGTCAAGCTGACGCTGGCCTCAGCCCTGGCGGGCGTGCTGCTGGGCATCGTGGCGGCGCTGGGCAAGCTCTCGCCGGTGTCGCTGCTGCGGCAGGCGGCGTCGTTCTATATCTGGGTGATCCGGGGCACGCCGCTGCTGGTGCAGATCCTGTTCGTCTTCCTGGCGCTGCCGGCCTGGCTGCCGTGGCTGCAGATGGACGACTTCACCTCGGCCTGCGTGGCACTGGCCTTCAACGCCGGCGCCTACAACGCCGAATCGATCCGCGCGGGGCTGCTGGCGGTGCCGAAGGGCCAGCTGGAGGCCGCGCACTCGCTCGGCCTGTCGCGCTGGCACACCTTTGCCGACGTGATCTTTCCCCAGGCGTTCAAGGTTGCCCTGCCGCCACTGGTCAACAACTTCATCTCGCTGCTCAAGGACTCCTCGCTGGCGTATGCGATCGGGGTGGTGGAGCTGACCAACGTCGGCAACCGCCTGCAGGCCGCCACCTTCCAGCCGCTGCCGGCCCTGGTGACGACGGCCGTCATCTATCTGGCCCTGACGACGGTGCTGACCCAGTTCTCCAATGCCGTGGAACAGCGCATGGACGTGGAGGGCCGTCGGCGATGA
- a CDS encoding substrate-binding periplasmic protein: MKLATQLFAALALLASTALPAQARSYEEIKQSGKLIVATGGEFPPFNYFAGSTLTGFEIEVAQAVVKKMGLAIEWKTLSFDSLLAGLQQNRWDLVISSHGVTEARAKAVDFTSPHYCSGSSIVARDPAIRTAADLTDKVVAVQTGSTYLENVRKLAKPREIKNFPQDRDARTALSSGRADAWVTDKFVALAAIQSNPGAGLKLGSPLFVERIAAAVAKGNTALAASYNTALAETLADGTYAAISNKYFHEDIRCQ; this comes from the coding sequence ATGAAACTCGCCACCCAACTGTTCGCCGCGCTGGCCCTGCTCGCCAGCACCGCATTGCCGGCCCAGGCCCGTTCTTATGAGGAGATCAAGCAGAGCGGAAAGCTCATCGTCGCCACCGGCGGAGAATTTCCGCCCTTCAACTACTTCGCCGGCAGCACGCTGACGGGATTCGAGATCGAAGTCGCGCAGGCCGTGGTCAAGAAGATGGGCCTGGCGATCGAATGGAAGACGCTGAGCTTCGACTCGCTGCTCGCCGGGCTGCAGCAGAACCGCTGGGACCTCGTGATCTCATCGCACGGCGTGACGGAGGCGCGCGCCAAGGCGGTCGATTTCACCTCGCCGCACTACTGCTCCGGCAGCTCGATCGTCGCGCGCGACCCGGCCATCCGCACCGCCGCGGACCTGACCGACAAGGTGGTCGCGGTGCAGACCGGGTCGACCTACCTGGAGAACGTGCGCAAGCTCGCCAAGCCCCGCGAGATCAAGAACTTCCCGCAGGACCGCGATGCGCGCACCGCCCTGTCCTCCGGACGCGCCGACGCCTGGGTGACCGACAAGTTCGTCGCGCTGGCCGCCATCCAGTCCAACCCCGGGGCCGGCCTGAAGCTGGGCAGCCCGCTGTTCGTCGAGCGCATCGCGGCGGCCGTCGCCAAGGGCAACACCGCGCTGGCCGCCAGCTACAACACGGCCCTCGCCGAGACGCTGGCGGACGGCACCTACGCCGCCATCTCGAACAAGTACTTCCACGAAGACATCCGCTGCCAATAA
- a CDS encoding Lrp/AsnC family transcriptional regulator has translation MSISSLDDTDRELIGLLRDNARLSIVTLAKKLRVARATVQNRIAKLERDGVIVGYTVRLRPNVDTQRIRAITCIAVEGNRATEIRRRLTGHPNVVALHTTNGRWDLVAELRTDTLEAFDTVLNELRLIDGIANTETSILLSTYKL, from the coding sequence ATGTCCATCTCGTCCCTGGATGACACCGATCGCGAGCTGATCGGCCTGCTGCGCGACAACGCCCGCCTGTCGATCGTGACGCTCGCCAAGAAGCTGCGCGTGGCCCGCGCCACCGTGCAGAACCGCATCGCCAAGCTCGAGCGCGACGGCGTGATCGTCGGCTACACGGTGCGGCTGCGCCCGAACGTGGATACCCAGCGCATCCGGGCCATCACCTGCATCGCGGTGGAGGGCAACCGCGCCACCGAGATCCGGCGCCGGCTGACGGGACATCCCAATGTGGTCGCCCTGCATACCACCAACGGCCGCTGGGACCTGGTGGCCGAACTGCGCACCGATACGCTCGAGGCATTCGATACGGTGCTCAACGAGCTGCGGCTCATCGACGGCATCGCCAATACCGAGACAAGCATCCTGCTGTCGACCTACAAGCTGTAG
- a CDS encoding ornithine cyclodeaminase has translation MTRFVDVSTMTRLIQEVGLTRLIGELADFIQSDFIRWPEFDKCARVANHSEIGVIELMPVSNAKNYAFKYVNGHPNNTRQGLYTVMAFGVLAEVETGYPVLLSELTLATALRTCATSLMAARALARPDARRMALIGNGAQSEFQALAFHHHLGIEEIAVYDVDPLATEKLVRNLSAWPSLKIVRARSTAEAVRGADIVTTVTADKAYATIITPDMIEPGMHINGVGGDCPGKTELHADVLRGARVFVEYEPQTRIEGDIQQLPADFPVVDLWRVLAGEVEGRQSAGQVTVFDSVGFALEDYSTLRYVLEQAERRNLGETVQLVPWADDPKDLFSHTRSNAHRATMRRAA, from the coding sequence GTGACACGCTTTGTCGATGTTTCCACCATGACCCGCCTGATCCAGGAGGTCGGTCTGACCCGATTGATTGGTGAACTGGCCGATTTCATCCAATCCGACTTCATCCGCTGGCCCGAATTCGACAAATGCGCGCGGGTGGCGAACCATTCCGAGATCGGCGTCATTGAATTGATGCCGGTCTCGAACGCCAAGAACTACGCCTTCAAGTACGTCAACGGCCATCCGAACAACACGCGGCAGGGCCTGTACACGGTGATGGCGTTCGGGGTGCTGGCCGAGGTCGAGACCGGCTACCCGGTGCTGCTGTCCGAACTGACGCTGGCCACGGCGCTGCGCACCTGCGCGACGTCCCTGATGGCCGCGCGCGCGCTGGCCCGTCCGGATGCGCGGCGCATGGCCCTGATCGGCAACGGCGCGCAGAGCGAATTCCAGGCGCTGGCGTTCCACCATCACCTGGGCATCGAAGAGATCGCCGTCTACGATGTCGATCCGCTCGCCACCGAGAAGCTGGTGCGCAACCTGTCGGCCTGGCCGTCGCTCAAGATCGTCCGCGCCCGCTCGACCGCCGAGGCGGTGCGCGGCGCCGACATCGTGACCACGGTCACCGCCGACAAGGCCTACGCCACCATCATCACGCCGGACATGATCGAGCCCGGCATGCACATCAACGGCGTGGGCGGCGATTGCCCCGGCAAGACCGAGCTGCACGCCGACGTGCTGCGCGGTGCGCGCGTGTTCGTCGAGTACGAGCCGCAGACGCGCATCGAAGGGGACATCCAGCAGTTGCCGGCCGATTTCCCGGTGGTGGATCTGTGGCGCGTGCTGGCCGGCGAGGTGGAGGGGCGGCAGAGCGCGGGGCAGGTCACGGTGTTCGATTCCGTGGGCTTCGCGCTGGAGGACTACTCCACGCTGCGCTATGTGCTGGAGCAGGCCGAGCGCCGCAATCTCGGCGAGACCGTGCAGCTGGTGCCGTGGGCCGACGATCCCAAGGACCTGTTCAGCCACACCCGTTCCAACGCCCACCGCGCCACGATGCGCCGCGCAGCATGA
- the ctlX gene encoding citrulline utilization hydrolase CtlX: MTTMPTFAARVPGVRSIQAPAAVVMVRPHRFTPNPETAADNAFQQAATEAAARTAQAAYDEVTAAAERLEAEGVRVHLFDDTGERDTPDSVFPNNWFSTHPGGHVALYPMYSPSRRRERRADVIEMLKASYRVQDVIDYTGLEPDGLFLEGTGAMVFDHMARIAYVARSNRADPVLLERFCTHFNFEPMVFDTADEAGRPVYHTNVLMTVATEFAMVGFGLFADPRRADAIRARLEESGREIVALENGQIAAFAGNAIELSGRNGRLLAMSARAAASLTDAQRAIIERSARIVALPVPTIELAGGSVRCMIAGIHLAAR; encoded by the coding sequence ATGACGACGATGCCGACGTTTGCAGCCCGGGTGCCGGGCGTGCGTTCCATCCAGGCGCCGGCCGCGGTGGTGATGGTCCGGCCGCACCGCTTCACCCCCAACCCGGAGACGGCCGCCGACAACGCGTTCCAGCAGGCCGCCACCGAGGCAGCCGCCCGCACCGCCCAGGCGGCCTACGACGAGGTCACCGCCGCGGCCGAGCGGCTCGAGGCCGAGGGCGTGCGTGTCCACCTGTTCGACGACACCGGCGAGCGGGACACGCCCGATTCGGTGTTCCCGAACAACTGGTTCTCGACGCACCCGGGCGGCCACGTGGCGCTGTATCCGATGTACTCGCCGAGCCGCCGCCGCGAACGCCGCGCGGACGTGATCGAGATGCTCAAGGCCAGCTACCGCGTGCAGGACGTGATCGACTACACCGGGCTGGAGCCGGACGGCCTGTTCCTCGAGGGCACCGGCGCCATGGTGTTCGACCACATGGCGCGCATCGCCTACGTGGCCCGCTCCAACCGCGCCGATCCGGTGCTGCTCGAACGTTTCTGCACGCACTTCAACTTCGAGCCCATGGTGTTCGACACCGCCGACGAGGCCGGGCGGCCGGTGTACCACACCAACGTGCTGATGACCGTGGCCACCGAATTCGCCATGGTCGGCTTCGGCCTGTTCGCCGATCCGCGCCGCGCCGATGCCATCCGCGCGCGCCTGGAGGAGTCCGGCCGCGAGATCGTCGCGCTGGAGAACGGGCAGATCGCCGCGTTCGCGGGCAATGCGATCGAGCTGTCGGGGCGGAACGGCCGCCTGCTGGCGATGTCCGCGCGCGCGGCGGCCAGCCTGACCGATGCGCAGCGGGCCATCATCGAGCGTTCCGCGCGCATCGTCGCCCTGCCGGTCCCGACGATCGAGCTGGCGGGCGGTTCGGTGCGCTGCATGATCGCCGGCATCCATCTGGCGGCGCGCTGA
- a CDS encoding HAD-IA family hydrolase, with protein sequence MHSRLIALDFDGTLADSFACFRASLNELAARHGFRALDDALLDQARGLSAREVMQLLGVPLWKTPRITVEMRRRMSERAAQIRLFPGVDDTLRQLAARGVRIAIATSNAEGLVRTTLGAAGGLVTDFSCGLSVFGKKRKLEALIAAAGLRPEQALYVGDEIRDAQAAQAAGIPFRGVAWGYTAPSALQPHCDAPLLERPEDLLAV encoded by the coding sequence ATGCACAGCAGACTGATCGCCCTGGATTTCGACGGCACGCTGGCCGACTCCTTTGCGTGCTTTCGCGCGTCGCTCAACGAGCTGGCGGCCAGGCACGGCTTCCGCGCGCTCGACGACGCGCTGCTCGACCAGGCGCGCGGCCTGTCCGCCCGGGAGGTCATGCAGCTGCTCGGGGTACCGCTATGGAAGACGCCGCGCATCACCGTCGAGATGCGGCGGCGGATGAGCGAACGCGCTGCGCAGATCCGGCTGTTTCCGGGCGTCGACGACACGCTGCGCCAGCTGGCCGCGCGCGGCGTGCGGATCGCCATCGCCACCTCCAATGCCGAAGGCCTCGTACGTACCACCCTCGGCGCGGCCGGCGGCCTGGTCACTGACTTCAGCTGCGGCCTCTCCGTGTTCGGCAAGAAGCGCAAGCTCGAAGCCTTGATTGCCGCGGCCGGATTGCGGCCGGAACAGGCCCTGTATGTCGGCGACGAGATCCGCGATGCGCAGGCCGCGCAAGCGGCCGGCATCCCGTTCAGGGGCGTCGCGTGGGGCTACACCGCGCCGTCGGCGCTGCAACCGCACTGCGACGCGCCGCTGCTGGAGCGCCCGGAGGATTTGCTGGCCGTGTGA
- a CDS encoding DUF3005 domain-containing protein produces MHDDTPPPIPPPEPGPDAPAAHARRDDDPVRLAARRIRSVDAAGTEASDDTIDTDGKGLEAARDRSPWQDNVIFSNATAANHLPENDPDLAGVDSRTGHGGLLITTAPGHAVTYEGTVNVATRTGTRTALRFSIGEAAPRPQPGKPTR; encoded by the coding sequence ATGCACGACGACACCCCGCCCCCCATCCCACCGCCCGAACCCGGGCCGGACGCACCCGCCGCCCACGCGCGCCGCGACGATGACCCGGTCCGCCTCGCGGCCCGGCGCATCCGCTCGGTGGACGCGGCCGGCACCGAGGCCAGCGACGACACCATCGACACCGACGGCAAAGGCCTGGAAGCCGCCCGTGACCGCTCGCCATGGCAGGACAACGTGATCTTCTCCAACGCGACGGCGGCCAACCATCTCCCGGAGAACGACCCCGATCTGGCCGGCGTGGACAGCCGCACCGGCCACGGCGGGCTCCTCATCACGACCGCGCCGGGCCATGCGGTGACCTACGAGGGCACCGTGAACGTGGCGACACGCACGGGCACGCGCACTGCGCTACGCTTCAGCATCGGCGAGGCGGCGCCGCGGCCGCAGCCAGGCAAGCCCACACGCTGA
- a CDS encoding M20 family peptidase: MDAPFSGRGAVIRRAAGRLLLVLVVGLVVLAVCIAFNTWRHDSRQLDVPAAAPLAVDGAAAAARLGEAIRARTISSFTDAQQNADQFRQLHALLAARYPKAHAAMQREPVGDFSLLYTWKGSDPSLKPILLMAHQDVVPVAPGTEGDWTEPPFAGVVKDGMVWGRGAWDDKGNLIAQMEAAELLAASGFRPRRTIHFAFGADEEVGGERGAARIAALLKSRGEQLAFVIDEGLLITEGVVPGLTKPAALIGVTEKGFLSVALKLSATPGHSSMPPAPGESAIAMMSAALKHLDDQQLPAGIRGVTREMFETLAPEMRGLNRVALSNLWLFEPLVRKQLQASPSTNAVLQTTTALTIVQAGNKDNVLPGRAEATVNFRLLPGDSASSVIAHVEQAVRSAVPKGHFELAALPGVSEAAPVSPTQSASYQLIGRTVREVFPGTVVAPGLMVGATDSRHMIGISDHVFRFSPVRARPEDLARFHGTNERISEANLVELIRFYHRLIHQAADAGA, encoded by the coding sequence ATGGATGCACCTTTCAGCGGCCGTGGCGCCGTGATCCGGCGGGCCGCCGGCCGCTTGCTGCTTGTGCTGGTCGTCGGGCTGGTGGTGCTCGCGGTATGCATCGCATTCAATACGTGGCGCCATGATTCGCGCCAGCTCGACGTGCCGGCCGCCGCGCCGCTGGCGGTCGATGGGGCCGCCGCTGCCGCGCGCCTGGGCGAGGCCATTCGTGCCCGCACGATTTCCAGCTTCACGGACGCGCAGCAAAACGCCGATCAGTTCCGCCAGCTGCACGCGCTGCTCGCCGCGCGCTACCCCAAGGCGCATGCAGCCATGCAGCGCGAGCCGGTGGGCGATTTCAGCCTGCTCTATACGTGGAAGGGCTCGGATCCGTCGCTCAAGCCGATCCTGCTGATGGCGCACCAGGACGTGGTGCCGGTCGCGCCCGGCACGGAGGGCGACTGGACCGAGCCGCCCTTTGCCGGCGTGGTGAAGGACGGCATGGTGTGGGGCCGCGGCGCATGGGACGACAAGGGCAACCTGATCGCCCAGATGGAAGCCGCCGAATTGCTGGCGGCGAGCGGCTTCCGCCCCCGCCGCACCATCCACTTCGCCTTCGGTGCCGACGAGGAGGTCGGCGGCGAGCGCGGCGCGGCGCGAATTGCTGCGCTGCTGAAATCGCGCGGCGAGCAGCTCGCCTTCGTGATCGACGAGGGGTTGCTGATCACCGAGGGCGTGGTGCCGGGGCTGACCAAGCCGGCCGCGCTGATCGGCGTCACCGAGAAGGGCTTCCTGTCTGTGGCATTGAAGTTGTCCGCGACGCCCGGCCATTCGTCGATGCCGCCGGCGCCGGGCGAGAGCGCGATCGCCATGATGAGCGCCGCCCTCAAGCACCTCGACGACCAGCAGCTGCCCGCCGGCATCCGCGGCGTGACCCGCGAGATGTTCGAGACGCTGGCGCCGGAGATGCGCGGCCTGAACCGTGTCGCGCTGTCCAACCTGTGGCTGTTCGAGCCGCTGGTGCGCAAGCAGCTGCAGGCGTCGCCGAGCACCAACGCCGTGCTGCAGACCACCACCGCGCTGACCATCGTCCAGGCCGGCAACAAGGACAACGTCCTGCCCGGCCGCGCCGAGGCAACGGTCAACTTCCGCCTGCTGCCCGGCGACAGTGCCTCGTCCGTGATCGCGCACGTCGAGCAGGCGGTGCGGTCCGCCGTGCCCAAGGGGCATTTCGAGCTGGCCGCGCTGCCCGGCGTGAGCGAGGCCGCGCCCGTTTCGCCGACGCAATCGGCGTCCTATCAGCTCATCGGCAGGACGGTGCGCGAGGTGTTCCCGGGGACCGTGGTGGCGCCGGGGCTGATGGTGGGCGCGACCGATTCGCGGCACATGATCGGCATCAGCGACCACGTATTCCGCTTCTCGCCGGTGCGCGCCCGGCCGGAAGACCTGGCGCGCTTCCACGGCACGAACGAGCGCATCTCGGAGGCGAACCTGGTGGAGTTGATCCGCTTCTACCACCGGCTGATCCACCAGGCGGCCGACGCCGGAGCCTGA